The following DNA comes from Deltaproteobacteria bacterium.
GCCTTATGAATTTTACCAGTTCTGGCGTAACAGCGACGACTCGGACCTAGGCCGGTTTCTCGGTCTATTCACCTTCCTGCCTCTGGACGAGGTGCAAACCCTGGGGTCACTGCAAGGCAGCCTCATCAACCGAGCCAAGGAAGTCCTCGCCTACGAGGCCACGGCCATCACTCACGGCCATGAAGCAGCCCGGCAGGCCTTTCTGGCTTCAATAAAGACCTTTGGCCAGGCCGATCCCGAGGGCCAGGTAAAAACCTCATCCCGCATCGCCGACATTACACTGGAGCTGCCCGCAGAGTTGCCGACCACGAGCAGCACCCCTGAAGAACTCAAGAAATATCCAACCGCAGCGGACCTCTTCGTCTTAGTCGGGCTGGCCAAAAGCAAGAGTGAAGCCCGGCGGCTCATTCGGGGTGGAGGCGGCTATATCAATAACCGGCGCGTGGACAAGGAAGACCAGGTCTATACTCTTGACGATTTTAAGGACAACGCCCTGCTCCTCCGGGCTGGCAAGAAGCGATATCATCGCATCCTTATAGCCAGCGATTAAAAGACCTGGGTCACGCCTTAGAGGAGATGGTATGAATGATTAATCTGAGGCGGTATTATCCGGTTGAGTTCAGATCAACCGGAGTAGACAGGTCACAGGCTGTATTGTTTATGTGAGGCATTAACCTTGTTAAGGAGATAAGAATGCTCAATATTGGTAAGGCAATCAGGATGGAAAGAATTATGAACAGAAACACCGGAAAAACCGTTATTGTCCCCATGGATCACGGTGTAACTGCTGGGCCGATTGACGGTTTGCTTGATTTATCGAGGGCCGTTGATCTGGTCGCTGAAGGAGGGGCAAACGCGGTTATTGGTCATATCGGCCTTCCCAGATACGGGCACAGACATCATGGGAAAGACATTGGACTTATTCTCCATCTTTCCGCCTCTACCATGCTCTCCACCAGGCCCAACAAGAAAGTTCTGATTAATACAGTTGAAAACGCCTTGCGAATGGGCGCTGACGGTGTTTCGATACATATAAACATTGGTGATGAAGAAGAACCGGAGATGTTGCAGGATTTTGGGTCAATTGCTGTGGAGTGTAATTACTGGGGCATGCCTTTAATCGCGATGATGTATCCCCGAGGCCCGGGGATTAAAGATGAAAATGATGTAGAAGCGGTAAAAATTGCAGCCAGAATTGGAGCGGAATTGGGAGCGGATTTCATCAAAACAAATTACACGGGCGATCCTGATTCTTTTGCCAAAGTTGTGGAAGGATGTCCGGCCCCAGTTTTGATTGCCGGTGGAAGTAAATTAAAAGAGGAAGAGATTTTTAAGACCATAGAAGACGCCATGCAGGTCGGGGCAAAAGGAATTTCTATTGGAAGAAATGTTTTTCAGCAT
Coding sequences within:
- a CDS encoding class I fructose-bisphosphate aldolase family protein, with the translated sequence MLNIGKAIRMERIMNRNTGKTVIVPMDHGVTAGPIDGLLDLSRAVDLVAEGGANAVIGHIGLPRYGHRHHGKDIGLILHLSASTMLSTRPNKKVLINTVENALRMGADGVSIHINIGDEEEPEMLQDFGSIAVECNYWGMPLIAMMYPRGPGIKDENDVEAVKIAARIGAELGADFIKTNYTGDPDSFAKVVEGCPAPVLIAGGSKLKEEEIFKTIEDAMQVGAKGISIGRNVFQHKNPSLFVKAACSIVHQNLTAKEAIEMLKNNQVES